In a genomic window of Pseudomonas putida:
- a CDS encoding Trm112 family protein → MDTKLLDILACPVCKGPLKLSADKTELISKGAGLAYPIRDGIPVMLETEARTLTTDERLDK, encoded by the coding sequence ATGGACACCAAATTGCTCGACATCCTCGCTTGCCCGGTCTGCAAAGGCCCACTCAAGCTCAGCGCCGACAAGACCGAGTTGATCAGCAAGGGCGCAGGTCTTGCCTACCCGATTCGCGACGGTATCCCGGTGATGCTCGAAACCGAAGCCCGCACCCTGACCACCGACGAGCGCCTGGATAAATGA
- the kdsB gene encoding 3-deoxy-manno-octulosonate cytidylyltransferase, which yields MTTAFTVVIPSRYASTRLPGKPLLLIAGKPMIQHVWEQASKSSAQRVVVATDDARIVEACQGFGAEVVLTREDHNSGTDRLAEVAAKLGLAPDAIVVNVQGDEPLIPPSVIDQVAANLAAHTEARMATLGEPIEDVESLFNPNVVKVVSDMNGLALTFSRATLPWARDAFAQNREQLPQGVPYRRHIGIYAYRAGFLHDFVSWGPCWLENTECLEQLRALWHGVRIHVADALIAPPAGVDTVEDLERVRRLLEA from the coding sequence ATGACCACAGCCTTTACCGTTGTCATTCCATCGCGCTATGCCTCCACCCGCCTGCCGGGTAAGCCACTGCTGCTGATCGCCGGCAAGCCGATGATCCAGCACGTCTGGGAGCAGGCGAGCAAAAGCAGCGCCCAGCGCGTTGTAGTGGCCACCGACGATGCGCGCATCGTCGAAGCCTGCCAGGGGTTTGGCGCCGAAGTGGTACTGACCCGGGAAGATCACAACTCCGGGACCGATCGCCTGGCGGAAGTCGCGGCGAAGCTGGGACTGGCCCCGGACGCCATCGTGGTGAACGTTCAGGGTGACGAACCGTTGATCCCGCCGAGCGTGATCGATCAGGTCGCCGCCAACCTGGCCGCTCACACCGAAGCGCGCATGGCCACCCTGGGTGAGCCGATCGAAGACGTTGAGAGCCTGTTCAATCCTAATGTGGTCAAGGTCGTCAGCGACATGAACGGTCTGGCCCTGACCTTCAGCCGCGCCACGCTGCCATGGGCGCGGGATGCCTTCGCCCAGAACCGTGAGCAGCTGCCGCAAGGCGTGCCATACCGCCGTCACATTGGCATCTATGCCTACCGCGCCGGTTTCCTGCATGACTTCGTCAGCTGGGGCCCGTGCTGGCTGGAAAACACCGAATGCCTGGAGCAGCTGCGGGCGCTCTGGCACGGCGTGCGGATTCACGTGGCCGACGCGCTGATCGCGCCGCCGGCCGGTGTCGATACCGTTGAAGACCTTGAGCGCGTTCGTCGCCTGCTGGAGGCCTGA
- a CDS encoding low molecular weight protein-tyrosine-phosphatase, protein MRVLFVCLGNICRSPTAEGVLRHKLREAGLADQVEVASAGTGDWHVGKAPDKRSQAAAKRRGYDLSTQRAQQVTRADFATYDLILAMDNSNLRNLKALQPAKGKAELDLFLRRYQGELDEVPDPYYDGDQGFEQVLDLIERASDLLVIELKGRL, encoded by the coding sequence ATGCGGGTTCTGTTTGTCTGCCTGGGGAACATCTGCCGATCACCCACGGCCGAGGGCGTGCTGCGGCACAAACTGCGGGAAGCGGGTTTGGCCGACCAGGTCGAAGTCGCCTCTGCCGGAACCGGTGACTGGCACGTTGGCAAGGCCCCGGACAAGCGCAGCCAGGCTGCCGCGAAGCGTCGTGGCTACGACCTGTCGACCCAGCGCGCCCAGCAGGTTACTCGCGCCGATTTCGCCACTTATGACCTGATCCTGGCGATGGACAACAGCAACCTGCGCAACCTCAAGGCCCTTCAGCCGGCCAAGGGCAAGGCCGAGCTGGACCTGTTCCTGCGCCGTTATCAGGGCGAGCTCGATGAGGTACCTGACCCGTATTACGACGGCGACCAGGGTTTCGAGCAGGTACTGGATCTGATCGAGCGCGCCAGCGATCTGCTGGTGATTGAACTGAAGGGA